A genomic segment from Halomonas sp. TA22 encodes:
- a CDS encoding EAL domain-containing protein, with amino-acid sequence MTTVLPSDRRHRMSLTWRVIFLSSLLLLALATLFTWLGHDTLVRQFQASRDDHTERQRREIALALSRSEESLQQLAGVTAASPNLGTALEMDQEQAIQTALASQWPTLQIEAGIEEILIFDMAGNSLATLGGHQQTSDAPIRDWVQQVIATETPLTDLRCWSDCYQYAAAPILVEGESVGMVIVTRSLADVTRHAQQVSGSDIGLLVTAPEDEAPPAAEMRRLPEWSSHLTTLTHQQATLPLLQEASRQITLEALLQAPYRLEYEDRQIELSAVQLAEEGNESSSYFLLLSDITESLAAIDRDTRTLLIAGLGGWMTAELMLLFILWQPMVRLRRLALVLPELAKGGFASTRDRIPLPRRRLSDEIDVLEDTTLELSHQLETLQQEVQLRGEQLAVRLEELGQERDFVGSILDTAHALILTQDDQGLITLVNDYALGLLGQSETLLLGRHFDEVFPPEYRLLPTSLEESPPQDERTLQTLEGQRIIVWYHSPLAATHSPSLARISVGLDITERKYAESRLTWFAHRDPLTELYNRRFFQEALDQALIRGGHGVVMFMDLDHFRGVNELSGHHAGDQLLRLVAHNLLQEIGHQAVIARLGGDEFSFLFEGIDADQAVQTAKQIDKLMDDISLHLDGRCHRANASIGIACYPAHGDNPTDLMASADVAMYKAKESGVQRWHLLATLEHTKDELKERVYWVERLRTALQEDKFALMVQPIVRLSDLDTRHYEVLLRMRDEDGSLISPGRFIPVAERSGQIIQLDRWVLRHSLKALQTIQHKGISLAVNLSGQSLHDSGLKQFLIDELAATGADPRHLILEVTETAAVTDFSTARGVIQAMRDLGCRTALDDFGVGFSSFHYLSQMPVDYIKIDGSFIRNLAHNAESRVIVRAIADMAKDFGKQAIAEFVEEEALLALLQSYGIEYGQGYHLGRPMLMETAFFEDAVKGH; translated from the coding sequence ATGACGACAGTCTTACCCTCCGACAGGCGCCACCGCATGAGCCTGACCTGGCGGGTGATTTTTCTCAGCAGCCTGCTGCTGTTGGCGCTCGCCACACTTTTCACCTGGCTTGGCCATGACACGCTGGTACGCCAGTTTCAAGCGAGCCGCGACGACCACACCGAGCGCCAGCGCCGCGAGATCGCCCTGGCCTTGAGCCGCTCCGAGGAGAGCCTTCAGCAACTGGCCGGCGTGACTGCAGCCTCTCCAAACCTGGGGACGGCGCTGGAAATGGACCAAGAGCAGGCCATCCAGACGGCACTCGCCTCGCAATGGCCCACCCTCCAGATCGAGGCGGGCATCGAGGAGATCCTGATCTTCGATATGGCCGGCAATAGCCTGGCCACGCTAGGGGGACATCAGCAGACCAGCGACGCACCGATTCGCGACTGGGTCCAGCAGGTCATCGCTACCGAAACGCCTCTGACGGATCTGCGCTGCTGGAGCGACTGCTATCAGTACGCTGCAGCGCCGATCCTGGTCGAGGGGGAGAGTGTGGGCATGGTGATCGTGACTCGATCGCTTGCCGATGTCACCCGTCATGCGCAGCAGGTCTCCGGCAGCGATATTGGTCTGCTGGTCACCGCACCGGAGGACGAGGCTCCGCCTGCCGCCGAGATGCGACGCCTGCCTGAATGGAGCAGCCACTTGACGACCTTGACCCATCAACAAGCGACCCTTCCCCTGCTGCAGGAGGCATCTCGCCAGATCACACTGGAAGCGTTGCTTCAGGCCCCCTATCGCCTGGAGTACGAAGACCGCCAGATCGAACTCTCTGCGGTGCAGCTGGCTGAAGAGGGCAATGAGAGCAGCAGCTATTTCCTGCTGCTCTCCGACATCACCGAATCGCTGGCGGCGATCGACCGGGATACTCGCACCCTGCTCATCGCGGGTCTTGGGGGATGGATGACCGCCGAACTCATGCTGCTGTTCATCCTCTGGCAGCCGATGGTCCGCCTGAGACGCCTGGCGCTTGTGCTGCCGGAGCTTGCCAAGGGGGGCTTCGCCAGCACCCGGGATCGCATCCCCTTGCCAAGGCGCCGTCTCAGCGACGAGATCGATGTCCTGGAGGACACCACACTCGAGCTCTCACATCAGTTGGAAACCCTGCAGCAGGAAGTGCAACTACGCGGCGAGCAGCTCGCCGTGCGCCTGGAAGAGCTGGGCCAGGAGCGCGATTTCGTCGGCAGCATCCTGGATACCGCCCATGCGCTGATCCTGACTCAAGATGATCAAGGTCTGATTACTCTGGTCAATGACTATGCACTGGGCCTGCTGGGACAAAGCGAAACCCTGCTTCTCGGTCGCCATTTCGATGAGGTCTTCCCTCCGGAGTATCGTCTACTCCCAACGTCACTGGAGGAGTCCCCGCCACAGGATGAGCGCACGCTACAGACCCTCGAAGGCCAACGCATCATCGTCTGGTACCACTCGCCATTGGCCGCCACTCACTCCCCTTCGCTTGCGCGCATTTCAGTGGGGCTGGATATCACCGAGCGCAAGTATGCCGAGTCACGACTCACCTGGTTTGCCCATCGCGATCCGCTCACCGAACTCTATAACCGCCGCTTCTTTCAGGAGGCGCTGGATCAAGCCCTGATCCGAGGAGGCCACGGAGTGGTCATGTTCATGGATCTGGACCATTTTCGCGGCGTCAATGAGTTGAGCGGCCATCATGCCGGCGATCAGTTGCTGCGCCTGGTAGCCCATAACCTACTCCAGGAGATAGGCCACCAGGCCGTCATCGCCCGTCTGGGCGGGGATGAGTTCTCGTTTCTCTTCGAAGGTATCGATGCCGACCAGGCGGTACAGACAGCCAAGCAGATCGACAAGTTGATGGATGACATCAGCCTGCATCTAGATGGCAGATGCCATCGCGCCAACGCCAGCATCGGTATCGCCTGCTACCCGGCCCATGGCGATAACCCCACCGATCTGATGGCCAGTGCCGATGTGGCCATGTACAAGGCCAAGGAGAGCGGCGTACAACGCTGGCATCTGCTGGCCACCCTCGAGCACACCAAGGATGAGCTCAAGGAGCGCGTCTATTGGGTCGAGCGGCTGCGCACGGCACTGCAGGAGGACAAGTTCGCCCTGATGGTTCAACCCATCGTAAGACTCTCCGATCTCGATACCCGCCATTACGAGGTGCTACTGCGCATGCGCGATGAGGATGGCAGCCTCATTTCCCCTGGCCGCTTCATCCCGGTGGCCGAGCGCAGCGGCCAGATCATTCAGTTGGATCGCTGGGTGCTGCGCCATAGCCTCAAGGCGCTTCAGACGATACAGCACAAGGGCATCAGCCTGGCGGTCAACCTCTCCGGCCAGTCTCTGCATGACAGCGGGCTCAAGCAGTTCCTGATCGATGAGCTGGCCGCCACTGGGGCCGACCCTCGTCACCTGATACTCGAAGTGACCGAAACCGCTGCCGTCACCGACTTCTCGACGGCACGCGGCGTGATACAGGCGATGCGCGATCTGGGATGTCGCACCGCTCTGGATGACTTCGGCGTCGGCTTCAGCAGCTTCCACTATCTGAGCCAGATGCCCGTGGATTACATCAAGATCGACGGCTCGTTCATCCGCAACCTGGCCCACAACGCTGAGAGCCGAGTCATCGTCAGAGCCATCGCCGACATGGCCAAGGATTTCGGCAAGCAGGCGATTGCAGAATTCGTCGAGGAGGAAGCGCTACTGGCCCTGCTGCAATCCTATGGAATCGAATATGGTCAGGGTTACCATTTGGGACGGCCGATGCTGATGGAAACGGCTTTCTTCGAAGATGCCGTGAAAGGTCATTAA
- a CDS encoding esterase family protein — MGKQQVSTIRRLRLAFGALIGLLFAGPTLAGQVSHHHFFSDALGRHYPYSVYLPDGYAVTQQAYPVLYLLHGSNRHGTDWIHQGRIQETVEWLMSQGRIPPTVIIMPSSRSWWVDGHNEPARTAFLDDLLPHIETHWHVRDDRQGRAIAGISAGGYGTLNFILERPELFSAAAVLSPASYAPLPPANSSARRHAAFLTPEGEFDAALWDRLNYTSHLDSYMTKQQRVPLYLSAGNRDRYDAVRHAQQIYDALQWYQADDMTLEIFRGGHTWRVWNASLPSALEFIFRHTQGPSQLTISE; from the coding sequence TTGGGTAAGCAGCAGGTAAGCACAATCAGGCGTCTCAGGCTTGCCTTTGGGGCCTTGATCGGACTGCTGTTCGCCGGCCCCACTCTGGCAGGGCAGGTATCCCACCATCACTTCTTTTCTGACGCCTTGGGCCGCCATTATCCCTATAGTGTCTATCTGCCTGATGGCTATGCCGTCACTCAGCAAGCCTATCCGGTACTCTACCTGTTGCACGGCTCCAACCGCCATGGCACCGACTGGATTCATCAAGGCAGGATTCAGGAGACCGTCGAATGGTTGATGAGCCAGGGGCGAATTCCCCCGACGGTGATCATCATGCCCAGCAGTCGCAGCTGGTGGGTGGATGGGCACAATGAACCCGCCCGTACCGCTTTTCTCGATGACCTGCTGCCGCACATCGAAACTCACTGGCACGTCCGTGATGACAGGCAGGGACGGGCCATTGCCGGAATATCGGCGGGGGGATACGGTACCCTCAATTTCATCCTCGAGCGTCCCGAGCTGTTTTCGGCAGCCGCGGTGCTTAGTCCTGCCAGCTATGCCCCCTTGCCCCCGGCCAACTCATCGGCTCGCCGCCACGCCGCCTTCCTTACCCCTGAAGGGGAGTTCGACGCCGCGCTATGGGACCGCCTGAACTATACCAGCCACCTCGACAGTTACATGACGAAACAGCAGCGCGTGCCGCTCTACCTGAGTGCCGGCAATCGTGACCGCTACGATGCCGTGCGCCATGCACAGCAGATCTACGATGCGCTGCAGTGGTATCAGGCGGACGACATGACGTTGGAAATCTTTCGAGGAGGCCATACCTGGCGGGTCTGGAACGCCAGCCTGCCCAGCGCACTCGAGTTCATCTTCCGCCATACCCAGGGCCCCAGCCAATTGACGATCTCCGAGTAG
- a CDS encoding acyltransferase translates to MKRIEEIYWLRFHGCIAVFFFHFLDRINLRIDNVYVDLARIPTVLGTPTFIFISIFLFSVRYGNTIPERFLANRVKYVMLPYLVYGLIYSTAEYFRVNLGGGELGFLHNLTMYLVYAGWHGYFLIIAMQFYAFYWCYTRYHLERWLKPGPWVVIGSIISILYWGLTRWLGIDPPGYLLWIAPLGWIYLFFLALLLVSHYPNQDQIPWLRTLARPIWLVAFVALVALLTLFGWLEHSSKETWVVPLFILFTLCSMHYLKDRSAPPVVKKINEYSFGIYLAHPLFFAVVDFVDQWAAFPLPVYALLLIVVGFSGSIGLNALVNRVPWGGMLFGKKLAIR, encoded by the coding sequence ATGAAACGAATCGAGGAGATCTACTGGCTACGCTTTCATGGCTGTATCGCGGTCTTTTTCTTTCACTTTCTTGATCGAATCAACCTGCGCATCGACAACGTCTATGTCGATCTGGCTCGTATCCCCACCGTGCTGGGCACCCCCACGTTCATCTTCATTTCGATTTTCCTGTTCTCGGTGCGCTATGGAAATACGATTCCCGAGAGATTTCTGGCCAACCGAGTCAAGTATGTGATGCTCCCCTACCTGGTCTATGGATTGATCTACTCCACGGCGGAGTATTTCCGCGTCAACCTGGGCGGCGGCGAGCTGGGATTTCTTCACAACCTTACCATGTACCTGGTCTATGCAGGCTGGCATGGTTACTTTCTTATCATCGCCATGCAGTTCTATGCCTTCTACTGGTGCTATACCCGCTACCACCTCGAGCGGTGGCTCAAGCCCGGCCCATGGGTCGTGATCGGCAGCATCATCAGCATTCTTTATTGGGGATTGACCCGCTGGCTGGGTATCGATCCACCCGGCTACTTGCTATGGATTGCCCCGCTTGGCTGGATCTATCTGTTCTTCCTTGCCTTGCTGTTGGTAAGCCACTATCCGAACCAGGACCAGATACCGTGGTTGCGTACGTTGGCAAGGCCAATCTGGCTGGTGGCGTTCGTCGCTCTGGTGGCACTGCTCACCCTGTTCGGATGGCTCGAGCATTCGTCGAAAGAGACCTGGGTCGTACCGCTATTCATCCTCTTCACGCTCTGCTCGATGCACTATTTGAAGGACAGGAGCGCACCGCCAGTGGTGAAGAAGATCAATGAGTACTCCTTCGGTATCTACTTGGCGCATCCGCTCTTCTTCGCGGTAGTGGACTTCGTCGACCAGTGGGCAGCCTTCCCCTTGCCGGTCTATGCATTGTTACTGATCGTCGTGGGCTTCAGTGGATCGATCGGGCTCAATGCCCTGGTCAATCGCGTCCCCTGGGGAGGCATGCTCTTTGGCAAGAAGCTGGCGATCCGCTAG
- a CDS encoding methyl-accepting chemotaxis protein codes for MKRTLSLRAMLIGLFLAAVIGAVVLAATGWTTNQRLIDSQRFITGEVLPQQDASRGMILSLGAFGQRHTDLLATDSEAALQGVLPRATLNERFGEARERLSVANDGSQSARLARLDENYQALLDADAALEAVRQEELALQADMATRIAEMQTHIAEVMVSAEDMAGRTMITEVRQRRALLDQIDAWREDGMTSLPTSLLDSLLEDRVDIGQISGEVRTGVALLADMGWQLMQIEDGDALANLRDNEIAQQIDLARQSLRTIIAAPNANSEQVALANALEEVIVELDGLMVGREDAVYALRQQQIALHARMASALTGVEVSMAGLRTALAEVEVHVIEQAELAAIQAEELANAGRILLIVVTLIVIVLLAVFGWRTLVRVLGPLTQMRSQMENISGAAGQSGDLSKRMAISRHDEIGLTAQAFNQMMDSFERIVAQIRDGALGVASSSRQIASGNEDLSQRTEQQSSSLAQTASSLEQITATVKQTAEYATQARELSSGVDLRARSAGEVAERTNLAMSDIRHSSEQITSIVKAIDDIAFQTNLLALNASVEAARAGEQGRGFAVVAGEVRNLAQRSAAEAAQIRKLVQNSVTKVGEGAKLVGSTSDHLKEIVGSLEQVSRFVGDIADATQEQSIGIEQINQAISQLDQVTHQNARLVEEAATSSRVLDERAAEMHDLVGRFKVSDHLAGDSSWQAALPSPGRPALMS; via the coding sequence ATGAAAAGAACTCTCAGTCTGCGTGCGATGCTGATCGGGCTGTTTCTGGCCGCCGTGATCGGTGCCGTCGTACTGGCCGCCACCGGATGGACGACCAATCAGCGCCTGATCGATTCGCAGCGCTTCATCACCGGCGAGGTATTGCCTCAGCAGGATGCCAGCCGCGGCATGATTCTCTCTTTGGGCGCTTTCGGCCAACGTCATACCGACCTACTTGCTACCGACAGCGAAGCGGCTCTGCAGGGCGTGTTGCCCCGCGCCACGCTGAACGAGCGCTTTGGCGAGGCTCGTGAGCGGTTGAGCGTGGCCAACGATGGATCGCAGAGCGCGCGCTTGGCCCGTCTCGACGAGAATTACCAGGCACTGCTCGATGCCGATGCCGCCCTCGAAGCGGTGCGTCAGGAGGAGCTGGCATTGCAGGCCGATATGGCAACACGTATCGCTGAGATGCAAACCCATATCGCCGAGGTAATGGTTAGTGCGGAAGATATGGCCGGGCGTACGATGATTACCGAGGTACGTCAGCGACGTGCATTGCTCGACCAGATCGATGCCTGGCGGGAAGATGGGATGACGAGCCTGCCGACGTCACTGCTCGATAGTTTGCTTGAGGATCGTGTCGATATCGGCCAGATCAGTGGGGAAGTGCGCACTGGCGTGGCGCTGCTCGCCGACATGGGCTGGCAGCTGATGCAGATCGAAGATGGCGACGCGCTGGCCAATCTGCGCGACAACGAGATTGCCCAGCAGATCGATCTCGCCCGCCAGTCGCTGCGCACCATTATTGCCGCACCGAACGCCAACTCCGAGCAGGTCGCTCTGGCGAATGCCCTTGAGGAGGTCATCGTCGAGCTCGATGGCCTGATGGTAGGCCGCGAGGATGCCGTCTATGCTCTGCGCCAACAGCAGATTGCGCTGCATGCGCGGATGGCGTCGGCCCTGACGGGAGTGGAAGTTTCGATGGCTGGCCTGCGCACGGCTCTGGCCGAGGTCGAGGTGCACGTCATCGAACAGGCCGAGCTAGCCGCCATTCAGGCCGAAGAGCTCGCCAATGCGGGGCGTATCCTGCTGATCGTGGTGACGTTGATCGTGATTGTGCTGCTGGCGGTATTTGGCTGGCGCACGCTGGTACGCGTGCTTGGCCCGCTGACGCAGATGCGTAGCCAGATGGAGAACATCAGCGGTGCGGCGGGGCAGAGCGGCGATCTCTCCAAGCGCATGGCGATCAGCCGTCATGACGAGATCGGGCTAACCGCGCAGGCCTTTAACCAGATGATGGATTCCTTCGAGCGGATCGTGGCACAGATTCGCGATGGCGCCCTCGGCGTCGCCTCCAGCAGTCGCCAGATCGCCTCGGGCAACGAGGATCTTTCGCAACGCACCGAGCAGCAGTCCTCGTCGCTCGCCCAGACCGCCTCGAGCCTCGAGCAGATCACCGCGACGGTCAAGCAGACGGCGGAGTACGCCACCCAGGCACGCGAACTGAGCAGCGGTGTCGATCTGCGTGCGCGTTCGGCCGGTGAGGTCGCCGAGCGCACCAATCTGGCGATGAGCGATATCCGTCACTCCAGCGAGCAGATCACCAGCATCGTCAAGGCGATCGACGACATTGCCTTCCAGACCAACCTGCTGGCGCTCAATGCCTCGGTCGAGGCGGCGCGTGCCGGTGAGCAGGGCCGTGGCTTCGCGGTGGTGGCCGGCGAGGTGCGCAATCTGGCACAGCGCAGTGCCGCCGAAGCGGCGCAGATCCGCAAGTTGGTGCAGAACAGTGTGACCAAGGTGGGCGAGGGGGCCAAGCTGGTGGGCTCGACCAGTGATCACCTCAAGGAGATCGTCGGCAGCCTCGAGCAGGTCAGCCGCTTCGTGGGCGATATCGCCGATGCCACCCAAGAACAGTCGATCGGCATCGAGCAGATCAACCAGGCGATTTCGCAACTCGACCAGGTGACGCATCAGAACGCCCGGTTGGTCGAGGAGGCGGCTACCTCGAGCCGCGTGCTCGACGAACGCGCCGCGGAGATGCACGACCTGGTCGGGCGCTTCAAGGTCAGCGATCACCTGGCTGGCGACAGCTCCTGGCAAGCGGCGCTACCGAGCCCCGGCAGGCCAGCGCTGATGTCGTAG
- a CDS encoding GGDEF domain-containing protein, translating to MLPYALRQSLENCTQLPSLPTVVLRVIELARDPDACIRDIVTTIGSDPALAVRLLSLANTVYYANHTPVEDLQQAVNRIGIERTLSLALGCSLVSASDNESAQGLNLEHYWQRSLLCALNARSLAESLGLEAESGVLFTASLLQDIGMLAIHAVDGEQYQPLLDQADHHRALVALETRTYETDHAEVGGWLTEQWQLSARTSQWIRHSHGSLIKPESREQKAQNCIIAAGLLADAWLSGEAALSETMASLEPYFGLESAEMIAKIMTLQEQLPAVATLYNISLPERLDPNQLMFEAKLLLAERNARLQQDVIRQQQEIEALRRQQELLSRQVHTDALTRLDNRLHLERCLKTLFERAGKTSRPLSVIFIDLDRFKEINDGYGHNVGDEVLKRFADILRESVKEHDFHAGRYGGEEFLVLLPDQPADEAQRFAELLRCRVGAEPLAHVLGTPILVTASYGIAAVACDTPFDHMTELLEAADRSMYQSKHEGGDRITVFPSLAASLN from the coding sequence TTGTTACCGTACGCGCTTCGTCAGTCTCTCGAGAACTGCACGCAACTACCCTCCCTGCCCACGGTAGTGCTGCGCGTTATCGAGCTTGCCCGCGATCCCGACGCCTGCATCAGGGATATCGTCACTACCATCGGCAGCGATCCGGCGCTCGCGGTGCGCCTGCTCTCGCTGGCCAATACCGTCTATTACGCCAATCATACTCCAGTCGAGGATCTGCAGCAGGCGGTCAATCGTATCGGTATCGAACGGACGCTGTCGCTTGCCCTGGGGTGCAGCTTGGTCTCGGCAAGCGATAACGAGTCTGCGCAGGGGCTGAATCTCGAGCACTACTGGCAGCGTTCGCTGCTATGTGCCCTCAATGCCAGGTCACTGGCGGAGTCGCTTGGCCTGGAGGCAGAGAGTGGCGTGCTGTTCACGGCCTCGCTGCTGCAGGATATCGGCATGCTGGCGATACACGCGGTAGATGGCGAACAATACCAGCCTCTGCTCGATCAGGCGGACCACCACCGGGCTCTGGTCGCACTCGAAACGCGAACCTATGAAACCGATCACGCCGAGGTGGGCGGCTGGCTGACGGAGCAGTGGCAGCTGTCGGCGCGAACCTCGCAATGGATTCGCCACAGTCATGGCTCGCTGATCAAGCCCGAGAGCCGCGAGCAGAAGGCACAGAACTGCATCATCGCAGCGGGACTGCTCGCCGATGCCTGGCTGAGCGGTGAAGCCGCGTTGAGTGAGACGATGGCATCGCTCGAGCCCTACTTCGGGCTCGAGTCCGCCGAGATGATCGCCAAGATCATGACGCTCCAGGAGCAGCTTCCGGCGGTGGCGACGCTCTACAACATCAGCTTGCCGGAGCGCCTCGATCCCAACCAGCTGATGTTCGAGGCCAAGCTGTTGCTTGCCGAACGCAATGCGCGCCTGCAGCAGGACGTCATCCGCCAGCAGCAGGAGATCGAGGCGTTGCGCCGCCAACAGGAGCTACTGAGCCGTCAGGTGCATACCGATGCGCTGACCAGGCTGGACAATCGCCTGCATCTGGAGCGGTGTCTTAAGACGTTGTTCGAGCGAGCCGGCAAGACGAGCCGGCCTCTGTCGGTAATCTTCATCGATCTCGACCGCTTCAAGGAGATCAATGACGGTTACGGGCATAATGTGGGTGATGAGGTATTGAAGCGTTTTGCCGACATCCTCCGCGAAAGCGTGAAGGAGCATGATTTTCATGCGGGCCGATATGGAGGCGAAGAGTTCCTCGTCCTGCTGCCCGACCAGCCGGCGGATGAGGCGCAACGCTTCGCCGAGCTCCTGCGTTGCCGGGTGGGGGCCGAACCTCTTGCCCATGTCTTGGGTACGCCGATACTCGTCACCGCCTCATACGGTATCGCCGCGGTCGCATGTGATACCCCGTTTGACCACATGACCGAACTGCTCGAGGCGGCCGACCGGAGCATGTACCAGTCGAAACATGAAGGGGGTGATCGCATCACCGTGTTTCCTTCCCTTGCCGCTTCGCTCAACTGA
- a CDS encoding DUF3581 family protein: protein MFLDDFHTVKDGRICISADQASHFAKRIAGDYNPIHNPEARRFCVPGDLLFSLVLMRFGLSQHMSFRFLSMVGASVPLSLHEHDDGEMSVVDANGKVYLEVERSGDITHEEAVVEAFARRYVAFSGKNFPHYLKPLMEQQGVMFNPQRPLVIYDSMGFSLERLDAEALSLELSDSSFDVAGKRGDALLEFRMTAQGKEIGHGSKKLVVSGLREYDAEEMDAIVTEFYRLKSRYEAAAV from the coding sequence ATGTTTCTCGATGATTTTCACACGGTCAAGGATGGCCGAATCTGTATCTCGGCGGATCAGGCCAGTCATTTCGCCAAGCGCATTGCCGGCGATTACAACCCGATTCACAATCCGGAAGCGCGGCGATTCTGCGTGCCTGGCGATCTGCTCTTCTCGCTGGTGCTGATGCGGTTCGGGCTGTCGCAGCACATGAGCTTCCGCTTCCTGAGCATGGTGGGTGCGAGCGTGCCCTTGAGTCTCCATGAGCATGACGATGGCGAGATGAGCGTCGTCGATGCGAATGGCAAGGTCTATCTCGAAGTCGAGCGCAGCGGTGACATCACCCATGAGGAGGCGGTGGTGGAGGCGTTCGCACGTCGCTATGTGGCGTTTTCCGGCAAGAACTTTCCGCATTATCTCAAGCCGCTCATGGAGCAGCAGGGAGTCATGTTCAACCCGCAGCGCCCCCTGGTGATCTATGACAGCATGGGCTTTTCGCTCGAACGTCTGGATGCCGAGGCGCTCAGTCTGGAGCTTTCCGACTCCTCCTTTGACGTGGCGGGAAAGCGTGGCGATGCCCTGCTGGAGTTCCGCATGACGGCCCAGGGCAAGGAGATCGGCCACGGCTCCAAGAAGCTCGTGGTCAGTGGCTTGCGTGAGTACGACGCCGAGGAGATGGACGCGATCGTCACCGAATTCTATCGGCTCAAGTCCCGCTATGAAGCAGCTGCCGTTTAG